A region of Vitis riparia cultivar Riparia Gloire de Montpellier isolate 1030 chromosome 12, EGFV_Vit.rip_1.0, whole genome shotgun sequence DNA encodes the following proteins:
- the LOC117926153 gene encoding 1-aminocyclopropane-1-carboxylate oxidase homolog 1-like isoform X3, giving the protein MATTRNIPEYDRKSELKAFDDSKSGVKGLLDGGMTKIPLMFIHPRYNPDAKSESAVSQFRVPLIDVDGVNDNATLRAKIIDQVREACENWGFFQVVNHGIPASVLEEMIDGIRGFHEQDTQMKKEFYRRDFKDKVSFLSNFDLFEATAATWKDSLSWPMVPNPPDPTEFPAVCRDIVTEYSKQVKRLGHTLFELLSEGLGLHVNHLKDTGCAEVIFHVGHYYPPCPEPELTLGASRHADSGFLTVLLQDQVGGLQVLHQNQWIDLVPMPGALVINVGVSLQVITNDRFKSIEHRVLANRVSSRVSMASAFGTTLFPSSKLYSPIKELLTQENPPKYKEATLQAHVAYLRGKRV; this is encoded by the exons ATGGCTACCACCAGAAATATACCTGAGTATGATCGGAAAAGTGAATTAAAAGCTTTTGATGATTCAAAAAGTGGAGTGAAGGGGCTTCTTGATGGTGGGATGACCAAGATCCCTCTTATGTTCATCCACCCACGCTATAATCCTGATGCGAAATCAGAGTCAGCTGTCTCCCAGTTCAGGGTTCCCTTGATAGACGTTGATGGCGTTAATGACAATGCAACTCTGCGGGCTAAAATCATAGACCAAGTTCGAGAAGCTTGTGAAAACTGGGGATTCTTTCAGGTAGTGAACCATGGCATTCCCGCAAGCGTTTTGGAGGAGATGATAGATGGGATTCGCGGATTTCATGAGCAAGACACTCAAATGAAAAAGGAGTTCTACAGACGCGACTTCAAGGACAAGGTGTCATTTCTTtccaattttgatttatttgaggCAACAGCAGCTACTTGGAAGGACAGTTTATCTTGGCCTATGGTTCCGAATCCTCCTGACCCCACGGAATTTCCAGCAGTATGCAG AGACATAGTGACGGAATACTCAAAGCAAGTAAAGAGATTAGGGCATACTCTATTTGAATTACTGTCAGAGGGACTGGGACTCCATGTAAACCATTTGAAAGACACGGGATGTGCTGAGGTGATTTTTCATGTGGGTCATTACTACCCACCGTGCCCTGAGCCAGAATTGACTCTAGGCGCCAGCAGACATGCTGATAGCGGGTTCCTCACGGTACTTCTACAAGACCAAGTGGGTGGTCTCCAAGTTCTTCATCAGAATCAGTGGATCGATTTGGTCCCCATGCCTGGAGCACTAGTAATCAACGTTGGAGTTTCTCTACAG GTTATAACAAATGACAGGTTTAAAAGCATAGAGCATAGAGTGTTGGCAAACCGTGTAAGCTCAAGAGTGTCAATGGCAAGTGCTTTTGGCACAACTCTTTTCCCATCCTCAAAACTTTATTCACCGATTAAGGAGTTGCTAACCCAAGAGAATCCTCCGAAGTATAAGGAAGCCACCTTGCAAGCCCATGTTGCCTACTTGAGAGGCAAAAGGGTTTGA
- the LOC117926155 gene encoding 1-aminocyclopropane-1-carboxylate oxidase homolog 1-like, giving the protein MILTSSGVEVEHDQKRELKAFDDSKSGVKGLVDAGITKIPPMFIHPQYNLNAKSGSAVSQFRVPLVDLDGINDSATLRAKIMDQVREACENWGFFQAVNHGIPASVLEEMIDGIRGFHEQDTQVKKEFYKRDFKEKVSYFSKFDLCQATVATWKDCLSWAMAPSSPDPTEFPAVCRDIVMEYSKQVKRLGCTLFELLSEALGLDVHRLKDMECAEMIFHAGHYYPPCPEPELTLGARRHTESGFLAVLLQDQVGGLQVLHQNQWIDASPMPGALVINVGDSLQVITNDRFKSIEHRVLVNRVSPRVSVASAFGTNLFPSSKLYSPIKELVTQENPPKYKEATLQAHVAYLRGQRV; this is encoded by the exons ATGATTCTGACAAGCTCAGGAGTTGAAGTTGAACATGATCAGAAAAGGGAATTAAAAGCTTTTGATGATTCAAAAAGTGGAGTGAAAGGGCTTGTAGATGCTGGGATAACCAAGATCCCTCCTATGTTCATCCATCCACAGTATAATCTCAATGCGAAATCAGGTTCGGCTGTCTCCCAGTTCAGGGTTCCCTTGGTAGACCTTGATGGCATTAATGACAGTGCAACTCTGCGGGCTAAAATCATGGACCAAGTTCGAGAAGCTTGTGAAAACTGGGGATTCTTTCAGGCAGTCAACCATGGGATTCCCGCAAGTGTTTTGGAGGAGATGATAGATGGGATTCGCGGATTTCATGAGCAAGACACTCAAGTGAAAAAGGAGTTCTACAAACGCGACTTCAAGGAAAAGGTgtcatatttttccaaatttgatttaTGCCAGGCAACGGTGGCTACTTGGAAGGACTGCTTATCTTGGGCTATGGCTCCTAGTTCTCCAGACCCCACAGAATTTCCCGCAGTGTGCAG AGATATAGTGATGGAATACTCGAAGCAAGTAAAGAGGTTGGGGTGTACTTTATTTGAATTACTGTCAGAGGCTCTAGGACTAGATGTACACCGTTTGAAAGACATGGAATGTGCTGAGATGATTTTTCATGCGGGTCATTACTATCCACCGTGCCCTGAGCCAGAATTGACTCTAGGTGCCCGCAGACATACTGAGAGCGGCTTCCTCGCAGTACTTTTACAAGACCAAGTGGGTGGTCTCCAAGTTCTTCATCAGAATCAGTGGATCGATGCGTCCCCCATGCCTGGAGCACTAGTAATCAACGTTGGAGATTCTCTACAG GTCATAACAAATGACAGGTTTAAAAGCATAGAACATAGAGTGTTGGTAAATCGTGTAAGCCCAAGAGTGTCGGTGGCAAGTGCTTTTGGCACAAATCTTTTCCCATCCTCAAAGCTTTATTCACCAATTAAGGAGTTGGTAACTCAAGAGAATCCTCCAAAGTATAAGGAAGCCACCTTGCAAGCTCATGTTGCCTACTTGAGGGGCCAAAGAGTTTGA
- the LOC117926153 gene encoding 1-aminocyclopropane-1-carboxylate oxidase homolog 1-like isoform X1: MILPSPGVESEYDRKSELKAFDASKSGVKGLVDGGMTKIPLMFIHPHYNPDAKSGSVVSQFRVPLIDLDGVNEIATLRAKIIDQVREACENWGFLQVVNHGIPASVLEEMLGGIRGFHEPDTQMKKEFYTRDFKEKVSFVSNFDLFQATAATWKDSLSWAVAPNPPHPTELPAVCRDIVMEYSKQVKRLGYTLFELLSEALGLHVNHLKDMECAEMMFHAGHYYPPCPEPELTLGARRHTDSGFLTVLLQDQVGGLQVLHQNQWIDASPMPGALVINVGDSLQVITNDRFKSIEHRVLVNSESSRVSVASAFGTTLFPSSKLYSPIKELLSQENPPKYKEATLQTHVAYLRGKRV, encoded by the exons ATGATCCTGCCAAGCCCTGGAGTTGAATCTGAATATGATCGGAAAAGTGAATTAAAGGCTTTTGATGCTTCAAAAAGTGGAGTGAAGGGGCTTGTAGATGGTGGGATGACCAAGATCCCTCTTATGTTCATCCACCCACACTATAATCCTGATGCGAAATCAGGTTCTGTTGTCTCTCAGTTCAGGGTTCCCTTGATAGATCTTGATGGCGTTAATGAAATTGCCACTTTGCGGGCTAAAATCATAGACCAAGTTCGAGAAGCTTGTGAAAATTGGGGATTCTTGCAGGTAGTCAACCATGGAATTCCCGCAAGTGTTTTGGAGGAGATGCTAGGTGGGATTCGCGGATTTCATGAGCCAGACactcaaatgaaaaaagagTTCTACACACGCGACTTCAAGGAAAAGGTATCATTTGTTtccaattttgatttatttcagGCGACAGCAGCTACTTGGAAGGACAGTTTATCTTGGGCTGTGGCTCCTAATCCTCCACACCCCACAGAATTGCCAGCAGTATGCAG AGATATAGTGATGGAATACTCGAAGCAAGTAAAGAGATTAGGGTATACTCTGTTCGAATTACTGTCAGAGGCTCTGGGACTCCATGTAAACCATTTGAAAGACATGGAATGTGCTGAGATGATGTTTCATGCGGGCCATTACTACCCACCGTGCCCTGAGCCAGAATTGACTCTAGGCGCCCGCAGACATACTGATAGCGGCTTCCTCACGGTACTTTTACAAGATCAAGTGGGTGGTCTCCAAGTTCTTCATCAGAATCAGTGGATTGATGCGTCCCCCATGCCTGGAGCACTAGTAATCAACGTTGGAGATTCTCTACAG GTTATAACAAATGACAGGTTTAAAAGCATAGAACATAGAGTGCTGGTAAACAGTGAAAGCTCAAGAGTGTCAGTGGCAAGTGCTTTTGGCACAACTCTTTTCCCATCCTCAAAGCTTTATTCACCGATTAAGGAGTTGCTATCTCAAGAGAATCCTCCAAAGTATAAGGAAGCCACCTTGCAAACCCATGTCGCCTACCTGAGAGGCAAAAGGGTTTGA
- the LOC117926153 gene encoding 1-aminocyclopropane-1-carboxylate oxidase homolog 1-like isoform X2 encodes MATTRNIPEYDRKSELKAFDDSKSGVKGLLDGGMTKIPLMFIHPRYNPDAKSESAVSQFRVPLIDVDGVNDNATLRAKIIDQVREACENWGFFQVVNHGIPASVLEEMIDGIRGFHEQDTQMKKEFYRRDFKDKVSFLSNFDLFEATAATWKDSLSWPMVPNPPDPTEFPAVCRDIVMEYSKQVKRLGYTLFELLSEALGLHVNHLKDMECAEMMFHAGHYYPPCPEPELTLGARRHTDSGFLTVLLQDQVGGLQVLHQNQWIDASPMPGALVINVGDSLQVITNDRFKSIEHRVLVNSESSRVSVASAFGTTLFPSSKLYSPIKELLSQENPPKYKEATLQTHVAYLRGKRV; translated from the exons ATGGCTACCACCAGAAATATACCTGAGTATGATCGGAAAAGTGAATTAAAAGCTTTTGATGATTCAAAAAGTGGAGTGAAGGGGCTTCTTGATGGTGGGATGACCAAGATCCCTCTTATGTTCATCCACCCACGCTATAATCCTGATGCGAAATCAGAGTCAGCTGTCTCCCAGTTCAGGGTTCCCTTGATAGACGTTGATGGCGTTAATGACAATGCAACTCTGCGGGCTAAAATCATAGACCAAGTTCGAGAAGCTTGTGAAAACTGGGGATTCTTTCAGGTAGTGAACCATGGCATTCCCGCAAGCGTTTTGGAGGAGATGATAGATGGGATTCGCGGATTTCATGAGCAAGACACTCAAATGAAAAAGGAGTTCTACAGACGCGACTTCAAGGACAAGGTGTCATTTCTTtccaattttgatttatttgaggCAACAGCAGCTACTTGGAAGGACAGTTTATCTTGGCCTATGGTTCCGAATCCTCCTGACCCCACGGAATTTCCAGCAGTATGCAG AGATATAGTGATGGAATACTCGAAGCAAGTAAAGAGATTAGGGTATACTCTGTTCGAATTACTGTCAGAGGCTCTGGGACTCCATGTAAACCATTTGAAAGACATGGAATGTGCTGAGATGATGTTTCATGCGGGCCATTACTACCCACCGTGCCCTGAGCCAGAATTGACTCTAGGCGCCCGCAGACATACTGATAGCGGCTTCCTCACGGTACTTTTACAAGATCAAGTGGGTGGTCTCCAAGTTCTTCATCAGAATCAGTGGATTGATGCGTCCCCCATGCCTGGAGCACTAGTAATCAACGTTGGAGATTCTCTACAG GTTATAACAAATGACAGGTTTAAAAGCATAGAACATAGAGTGCTGGTAAACAGTGAAAGCTCAAGAGTGTCAGTGGCAAGTGCTTTTGGCACAACTCTTTTCCCATCCTCAAAGCTTTATTCACCGATTAAGGAGTTGCTATCTCAAGAGAATCCTCCAAAGTATAAGGAAGCCACCTTGCAAACCCATGTCGCCTACCTGAGAGGCAAAAGGGTTTGA